The following proteins are co-located in the Sphingomonas donggukensis genome:
- the nuoG gene encoding NADH-quinone oxidoreductase subunit NuoG, with the protein MPKLTVDGIEVEVPAGATVLQACEAAGKEIPRFCYHERLSIAGNCRMCLVEVKPGPPKPQASCALPAADNQEIRTDSAMVKAAREGVMEFLLINHPLDCPICDQGGECDLQDQSVAYGRGHSRYTENKRAVTEKYMGPIVKTVMTRCIQCTRCIRFAEEVAGVEDIGAIYRGEAMQITSYLENAVQSELSGNVVDLCPVGALTSKPYAFEARPWELKKTLAIDVMDAVGTNIRLDSRGRQVLRALPRINEDVNEEWAHDKTRHAVDGLVRRRLDKPYIRKDGKLVPASWDEAFSAIAAVAADAGSSVAAVHGDMLDCETIYATKALLTALGSSLHEGRQTGASYDTSSLAAVNFNSTIAGVEQADAILMVGTNVRWEAALVNTRIRKAVKKGAKVFAIGPETDLTYKVEWLGNDLSLLGKLPEAVLEAFKDANFPMVIVGGVPLNTAQGASLGLVETLGLVREGWNGYNVLHFSASRMGSLLLGFTSAGGIADLVAAQPKLVFFMGADEVNHAAFGDAFKVFVGHHGDNGAHHADVILPGASYAEKPGTYVNLEGRVQRGDRAVFPPGDAREDWAILRALSDKLGRTLPFDSFDELRAAMYADVPALANEGLVALDWSVPKLGTQASGEVVYPIKDFYLTNSICRASPTMQRCSAELIHGEDFAEAAE; encoded by the coding sequence ATGCCTAAACTGACCGTTGACGGGATCGAGGTCGAAGTCCCCGCCGGCGCCACCGTGCTTCAGGCGTGCGAGGCTGCCGGCAAGGAAATCCCGCGCTTCTGCTATCACGAGCGCCTCAGCATCGCCGGCAATTGCCGGATGTGCCTGGTCGAGGTGAAGCCCGGGCCGCCGAAGCCGCAGGCGTCGTGCGCGCTTCCTGCTGCCGACAATCAGGAAATCCGTACCGACAGCGCGATGGTGAAGGCCGCGCGTGAAGGCGTGATGGAATTCCTGCTCATCAACCATCCGCTCGACTGCCCGATCTGCGATCAGGGCGGCGAATGCGACCTGCAGGACCAGTCGGTCGCCTATGGCCGCGGCCATTCGCGCTACACCGAAAACAAGCGCGCGGTGACCGAGAAGTACATGGGTCCGATCGTCAAGACGGTCATGACCCGCTGCATCCAGTGCACGCGCTGCATCCGTTTTGCCGAGGAAGTCGCCGGCGTCGAGGATATCGGCGCGATCTACCGCGGGGAGGCGATGCAGATCACCTCCTACCTCGAGAATGCGGTGCAGTCGGAGCTGTCGGGCAACGTCGTCGATCTCTGCCCGGTCGGCGCGCTCACGTCGAAGCCCTATGCGTTCGAAGCGCGCCCGTGGGAGCTCAAGAAGACGCTCGCGATCGACGTGATGGACGCCGTCGGCACCAACATCCGCCTCGACAGCCGCGGGCGGCAGGTGCTGCGCGCGCTGCCGCGGATCAACGAGGACGTGAACGAGGAGTGGGCGCACGACAAGACGCGCCACGCGGTCGACGGCCTTGTCCGCCGTCGCCTCGACAAGCCGTATATCCGCAAGGACGGCAAGCTGGTGCCCGCGTCGTGGGACGAGGCGTTCTCCGCCATCGCCGCCGTCGCGGCGGACGCCGGATCGAGCGTCGCCGCGGTCCACGGCGACATGCTCGATTGCGAGACGATCTACGCGACCAAGGCGCTGCTGACCGCGCTCGGCTCGTCGCTGCACGAGGGGCGTCAGACCGGCGCGAGCTACGACACGTCCAGCCTCGCCGCGGTCAATTTCAACTCGACGATCGCCGGGGTCGAGCAGGCCGACGCGATCCTGATGGTCGGCACCAACGTCCGCTGGGAAGCGGCGCTGGTCAACACGCGCATCCGCAAGGCCGTCAAGAAGGGCGCAAAGGTCTTCGCGATCGGGCCGGAGACCGACCTGACCTACAAGGTCGAATGGCTCGGCAACGATCTTTCGCTGCTCGGCAAGCTGCCCGAGGCGGTGCTGGAGGCGTTCAAGGACGCCAACTTCCCAATGGTCATCGTCGGCGGCGTCCCGCTCAACACCGCACAGGGTGCCAGCCTCGGCCTCGTCGAGACGCTTGGCCTCGTCCGGGAAGGCTGGAACGGCTACAACGTCCTGCACTTCTCGGCATCGCGCATGGGCAGCCTGTTGCTCGGCTTCACCAGCGCCGGCGGCATCGCCGATCTGGTCGCCGCGCAGCCGAAACTTGTGTTCTTCATGGGCGCGGACGAAGTGAACCACGCCGCGTTCGGTGACGCCTTCAAGGTGTTCGTCGGCCACCACGGCGACAATGGCGCGCACCACGCCGACGTGATCCTGCCGGGCGCCAGCTATGCCGAGAAGCCGGGGACGTATGTAAATCTGGAGGGCCGCGTCCAGCGTGGCGACCGCGCAGTGTTCCCGCCGGGCGATGCGCGTGAGGACTGGGCGATCCTGCGGGCGCTCAGCGACAAGCTCGGCCGCACGCTCCCGTTCGACAGCTTCGATGAATTGCGCGCGGCGATGTATGCCGATGTTCCGGCGCTTGCGAACGAAGGCTTGGTCGCGCTCGATTGGTCGGTGCCGAAACTCGGCACGCAGGCTTCGGGCGAAGTCGTCTATCCGATCAAGGATTTCTACCTGACCAATTCGATCTGCCGGGCCTCGCCCACGATGCAGCGCTGCTCGGCCGAACTGATCCACGGCGAGGACTTTGCGGAGGCAGCGGAATGA
- the nuoL gene encoding NADH-quinone oxidoreductase subunit L: MIQLIVFLPLLAAVVAGLSNRAFGTALPKLVTTGALFASCALSWPIFLGFLFNEQTAHVAPVFNWVTSGTMSFDWALRVDTLTAVMLVVITSVSALVHLYSWGYMAEDPDQPRFFAYLSLFTFAMLMLVTADNLVQMFFGWEGVGLASYLLIGFWFRKPSANAAAIKAFVVNRVGDLGFMLGIFGTYLVFGTVSIPEILAAAPGMAGSTIGFLGARFDTMTVLCLLLFVGAMGKSAQLGLHTWLPDAMEGPTPVSALIHAATMVTAGVFMVCRLSPMFETSPTALGFVTFIGAATCLFAATVGTVQTDIKRVIAYSTCSQLGYMFFAAGVGAYSAAMFHLFTHAFFKALLFLGAGSVIHAMHHEQDMRFYGGLRKHIPVTFWAMLMGTLAITGVGIYEVGGFAGYHSKDAIIEAAWAAGGGGQIASIVGMVAALLTSFYSWRLMFLTFWGKPRWANSEHIQHAVHDAHGHHDHDAPSDEHAGHAPDAHAPGAHELHDGTAGYHPHESPWSMRLPLIILSVGAVLAGFAFNHWFIQPEGGPGFWKGSLAFDEHLMHAMHSVPLWVKLSATAVMLTGLLVAWLTYIRSPEFPAKFAAQFDVMYRFLLNKWYFDELYHVVFVKPAFAIGRFFWKKGDEGTIDRFGPNGSAALVNFGSGLAGRVQTGYLYTYAFVMLLGLTAAVTWAITR; this comes from the coding sequence ATGATCCAGCTGATCGTGTTCCTGCCGCTGCTGGCGGCGGTCGTGGCCGGACTGTCGAACCGCGCGTTCGGCACGGCGCTGCCGAAGCTCGTCACCACCGGCGCGCTGTTCGCGTCGTGCGCGCTGTCGTGGCCGATCTTTCTCGGCTTCCTCTTCAACGAGCAGACCGCGCATGTCGCCCCGGTGTTCAACTGGGTGACGTCGGGCACGATGTCGTTCGACTGGGCGCTGCGCGTCGATACACTGACCGCGGTGATGCTCGTCGTCATCACGTCGGTGTCCGCGCTCGTCCACCTGTACAGCTGGGGCTATATGGCCGAGGACCCGGACCAGCCGCGGTTCTTCGCCTATCTGTCGCTGTTCACCTTCGCGATGCTGATGCTGGTGACCGCCGACAACCTGGTCCAGATGTTCTTCGGGTGGGAAGGCGTCGGCCTGGCCAGCTACCTGCTCATCGGCTTCTGGTTCCGCAAACCGTCGGCCAATGCCGCGGCGATCAAGGCGTTCGTCGTCAACCGCGTCGGCGATCTGGGCTTCATGCTCGGCATCTTCGGCACGTACCTGGTATTCGGCACCGTCTCGATCCCCGAAATCCTTGCCGCGGCTCCCGGCATGGCCGGCAGCACGATCGGTTTCCTTGGCGCTCGCTTCGACACGATGACCGTGCTGTGCCTGCTGCTGTTCGTCGGCGCGATGGGCAAGTCGGCGCAGCTCGGCCTCCACACCTGGCTCCCTGACGCGATGGAAGGCCCGACCCCGGTGTCGGCGCTGATCCATGCCGCGACGATGGTGACCGCCGGCGTGTTCATGGTGTGCCGCCTGTCGCCGATGTTCGAAACCTCGCCGACGGCGCTCGGCTTCGTTACCTTCATCGGCGCCGCGACCTGCCTGTTCGCAGCCACCGTCGGCACGGTGCAGACCGACATCAAGCGGGTCATCGCCTATTCGACGTGTTCTCAGCTCGGCTACATGTTCTTCGCCGCCGGCGTTGGCGCGTACAGTGCCGCCATGTTCCACCTGTTCACGCACGCTTTCTTCAAGGCGCTGCTGTTCCTGGGCGCCGGCTCGGTCATCCACGCGATGCACCACGAACAGGACATGCGCTTCTACGGGGGCTTGCGGAAGCACATCCCGGTGACGTTCTGGGCGATGCTGATGGGCACGCTCGCCATCACCGGCGTCGGCATCTACGAGGTCGGCGGCTTCGCCGGCTATCATTCGAAGGATGCCATCATCGAGGCGGCGTGGGCCGCCGGCGGCGGCGGGCAGATCGCGTCGATCGTCGGCATGGTCGCAGCGCTGCTCACTAGCTTCTATTCGTGGCGCCTGATGTTCCTGACCTTCTGGGGCAAGCCGCGCTGGGCCAACAGCGAGCACATCCAGCACGCCGTCCACGACGCGCACGGGCATCACGATCATGACGCGCCATCGGACGAACATGCAGGCCATGCGCCCGACGCCCATGCTCCGGGCGCGCACGAGCTTCACGACGGCACGGCGGGCTATCACCCGCACGAAAGCCCGTGGTCGATGCGCCTGCCGCTCATCATCCTGTCGGTCGGGGCGGTGCTCGCCGGCTTCGCGTTCAATCACTGGTTCATCCAGCCCGAGGGCGGACCCGGCTTCTGGAAGGGCAGCCTCGCGTTCGACGAGCATCTGATGCACGCGATGCACAGCGTGCCATTGTGGGTGAAACTGTCGGCGACGGCAGTCATGCTGACCGGCCTGCTGGTCGCGTGGCTGACGTACATCCGCAGCCCCGAATTCCCCGCGAAGTTCGCCGCGCAGTTCGACGTTATGTACCGTTTCCTGCTCAACAAATGGTATTTCGACGAGCTGTACCATGTCGTGTTCGTGAAGCCTGCCTTCGCGATCGGTCGCTTCTTCTGGAAGAAGGGTGACGAGGGCACGATCGACCGCTTCGGTCCCAACGGCTCGGCGGCGCTCGTCAACTTCGGCAGCGGCCTCGCCGGCCGTGTCCAGACCGGATATCTCTACACCTATGCCTTCGTCATGCTGCTCGGCCTGACCGCGGCCGTCACCTGGGCGATCACGCGATGA
- the nuoF gene encoding NADH-quinone oxidoreductase subunit NuoF has product MSLADKDRIFTNLYGFQPWSVDAAIARGAWDNTKALLEIGADTIIDRVKASGLRGRGGAGFPTGMKWSFMPKEPRPDRPNFLVINADESEPGSCKDREIIRHDPHLLIEGALVAGFAMRARAAYIYIRGEYIREAETLFAAVAEAYDRGFIGKNACGSGYDFDVFVHRGAGAYICGEETAMLESLEGKKGQPRLKPPFPAGAGLYGCPTTVNNVESIAVAPTILRRGPEWFASFGAENNKGTKLFQISGHVERPCVVEEAMSIPFRELIEKHCGGIRGGWNNLLAVIPGGSSVPLVPAAQIIDCAMDFDGLKAVGSGLGTAAIIVMDKSTDIVRAISRLSYFYKHESCGQCTPCREGTGWMWRVMERMRTGDADISEIDTLYQVTKQVEGHTICALGDAAAWPIQGLIKHFRPEMERRIVERQGGGDLSPMQEAAE; this is encoded by the coding sequence GTGAGCCTCGCCGACAAGGACCGCATCTTCACCAACCTCTACGGCTTCCAGCCGTGGAGCGTCGATGCCGCCATCGCGCGCGGGGCGTGGGACAATACCAAGGCGCTGCTGGAGATCGGCGCGGACACGATCATCGACCGCGTCAAGGCGTCCGGCCTGCGCGGTCGCGGCGGGGCGGGCTTCCCGACCGGCATGAAATGGTCGTTCATGCCGAAGGAGCCGCGCCCTGACCGCCCGAACTTCCTGGTCATCAACGCCGACGAATCCGAACCCGGTTCGTGCAAGGACCGCGAGATCATCCGCCACGATCCGCATCTGCTGATCGAGGGCGCGCTGGTCGCCGGCTTCGCGATGCGTGCGCGTGCCGCCTACATCTACATCCGCGGCGAATATATCCGCGAGGCCGAGACGCTGTTCGCCGCCGTCGCCGAGGCATACGACCGCGGCTTCATCGGCAAGAACGCGTGCGGCTCGGGCTATGACTTCGACGTCTTCGTCCACCGCGGCGCCGGCGCCTATATCTGCGGCGAAGAGACCGCGATGCTCGAATCGCTGGAGGGCAAGAAGGGCCAGCCGCGCCTGAAGCCGCCGTTCCCCGCGGGCGCGGGCCTCTACGGCTGCCCGACGACGGTCAACAACGTCGAATCGATCGCGGTCGCTCCGACGATCCTGCGCCGCGGGCCGGAATGGTTCGCGAGCTTCGGCGCAGAGAACAACAAGGGCACCAAGCTCTTCCAGATCAGCGGCCACGTCGAGCGCCCTTGCGTGGTCGAGGAAGCGATGAGCATCCCCTTCCGCGAACTGATCGAAAAGCATTGCGGCGGCATCCGCGGCGGTTGGAACAACCTTCTCGCCGTCATTCCCGGCGGCTCGTCGGTCCCGCTCGTCCCCGCCGCGCAGATTATCGACTGCGCGATGGACTTCGACGGGCTGAAGGCGGTCGGCTCCGGCCTCGGCACCGCGGCGATCATCGTCATGGACAAGTCGACCGACATCGTCCGCGCGATCAGCCGCCTGAGCTACTTCTACAAGCACGAAAGCTGCGGCCAGTGCACGCCGTGCCGCGAAGGCACCGGCTGGATGTGGCGCGTGATGGAACGGATGCGCACCGGCGACGCCGACATTTCCGAGATCGACACGCTGTACCAGGTGACCAAGCAGGTCGAAGGCCACACCATCTGCGCATTGGGCGACGCCGCGGCGTGGCCGATCCAGGGCCTCATCAAACACTTCCGCCCCGAAATGGAGCGCCGCATCGTCGAGCGCCAGGGCGGCGGCGATCTCTCGCCCATGCAAGAGGCGGCTGAATAA
- the nuoK gene encoding NADH-quinone oxidoreductase subunit NuoK, with translation MIGLTHYLVVAAILFGLGVFGLIANRKNLILILMAIELILLAVNINLVAFSAYLGDLVGQVFAMFVLTVAAGEAAIGLAILVIYFRGRATISVDDVNRMKG, from the coding sequence GTGATCGGGCTCACGCATTATCTGGTCGTCGCCGCCATCCTGTTCGGACTCGGGGTGTTCGGCCTGATCGCGAACCGCAAGAACCTGATCCTGATCCTGATGGCGATCGAGCTGATCCTGCTGGCGGTGAACATCAACCTCGTCGCCTTCTCGGCCTATCTCGGCGACCTCGTCGGACAGGTATTCGCGATGTTCGTCCTGACCGTCGCCGCGGGTGAAGCGGCGATCGGGCTCGCCATCCTCGTCATCTATTTCCGCGGCCGCGCGACCATATCGGTCGACGACGTCAATCGAATGAAGGGCTGA
- a CDS encoding NADH-quinone oxidoreductase subunit D, protein MSEYLDQIDRDLDATDPTPGDVEIQNYTINFGPQHPAAHGVLRLVMELDGEIVERLDPHVGLLHRGTEKLIEYKTYQQALPYFDRLDYCSPLCMEHSYVLAVEKLLDLEVPLRAQYLRVFFAELTRISNHMLNLGSHVMDVGAMTPNLWLFEIREDCMNFFERVSGARMHSNYFRVGGVHQDAPLKLLADIGDWLDTRLPRLFEDAISLVAENRIFKQRNVDIAIVSRDDAVKWGFSGPMIRGSGIAWDLRKSQPYDVYDRMEFDVPVGTRGDCYDRFMVRVEEVRQSARIMKQCLAEMPEGPIMTTDRKVGPPKRGEMKRSMEALIHHFKLYTEGFHVPAGEVYVATESPKGEFGVYVVSDGSNKPYRCKIRPTAFSHLQAMDFMSRGHMLADTTAILGALDIVFGECDR, encoded by the coding sequence GTGAGCGAGTATCTCGACCAGATCGACCGCGACCTCGACGCCACCGACCCGACCCCGGGCGACGTCGAGATCCAGAACTACACGATCAATTTCGGTCCCCAGCACCCGGCCGCGCATGGCGTGCTGCGCCTCGTCATGGAGCTGGACGGGGAGATCGTCGAGCGGCTCGACCCGCACGTCGGCCTGCTCCACCGCGGCACCGAGAAGCTGATCGAGTACAAGACCTACCAGCAGGCGCTGCCGTATTTCGACCGGCTCGATTACTGCTCGCCGCTGTGCATGGAGCACAGCTACGTGCTGGCGGTCGAGAAGCTGCTCGACCTCGAGGTGCCGCTGCGCGCCCAGTATCTCCGCGTGTTCTTCGCCGAGCTGACCCGCATCTCGAACCACATGCTGAACCTCGGCAGCCACGTCATGGACGTCGGCGCGATGACGCCGAACCTGTGGCTGTTCGAAATCCGCGAAGACTGCATGAATTTCTTCGAGCGTGTGTCGGGCGCGCGGATGCACTCCAACTATTTCCGTGTCGGCGGCGTGCATCAGGATGCGCCGCTGAAGCTGCTCGCCGACATCGGCGACTGGCTCGACACGCGCCTGCCACGCCTGTTCGAGGACGCGATCAGCCTGGTCGCCGAAAATCGCATCTTCAAGCAGCGCAACGTCGACATCGCCATCGTATCGCGTGACGACGCCGTGAAATGGGGCTTCTCCGGCCCGATGATCCGCGGCTCGGGTATCGCGTGGGATTTGCGCAAGTCGCAGCCGTACGACGTCTACGACCGCATGGAATTCGACGTGCCGGTTGGCACCCGCGGCGATTGCTACGACCGCTTCATGGTGCGTGTCGAGGAAGTCCGCCAGTCGGCGCGGATCATGAAACAGTGCCTGGCCGAAATGCCCGAAGGCCCGATCATGACCACCGATCGCAAGGTCGGCCCGCCCAAACGCGGCGAGATGAAGCGCTCGATGGAGGCGCTCATCCACCACTTCAAGCTGTACACCGAGGGCTTCCACGTCCCTGCCGGCGAAGTATATGTCGCGACCGAGAGCCCCAAGGGCGAGTTCGGCGTGTATGTGGTCAGCGACGGCAGCAACAAGCCGTACCGCTGCAAGATCCGCCCGACCGCGTTCAGCCATCTGCAAGCGATGGACTTCATGTCGCGCGGCCACATGCTGGCCGACACGACCGCGATCCTCGGCGCACTCGACATCGTGTTCGGGGAGTGTGACCGGTGA
- the nuoI gene encoding NADH-quinone oxidoreductase subunit NuoI, giving the protein MSLAQVIRSFTLWEFIKAHALTLRYFFKPKATINYPFEKNPISPRFRGEHALRRYPNGEERCIACKLCEAVCPALAITIEAEPREDGSRRTTRYDIDMTKCIYCGLCAEACPVDAIVEGPNFEFATETREELIYDKAKLLANGDRWERTIAANLAADAPYR; this is encoded by the coding sequence ATGAGTCTCGCCCAGGTCATCCGGTCGTTCACGCTGTGGGAGTTCATCAAGGCCCACGCGCTGACCCTGCGCTATTTCTTCAAGCCCAAGGCGACGATCAACTATCCGTTCGAGAAGAACCCGATCTCGCCCCGTTTCCGCGGCGAGCATGCGTTGCGCCGCTATCCCAACGGCGAGGAACGCTGCATCGCGTGCAAGCTGTGCGAGGCGGTGTGCCCGGCGCTCGCCATCACGATCGAGGCCGAACCGCGCGAGGACGGCAGCCGCCGCACGACGCGCTACGACATCGACATGACCAAGTGCATCTACTGCGGGCTATGTGCAGAGGCGTGCCCGGTCGATGCCATCGTCGAGGGGCCGAACTTCGAATTCGCGACCGAAACGCGCGAGGAGCTGATCTACGACAAGGCCAAGCTGCTTGCGAACGGTGACCGCTGGGAACGCACCATCGCGGCCAATCTTGCCGCCGATGCGCCGTACCGGTAA
- a CDS encoding complex I 24 kDa subunit family protein, whose translation MADAPHIPDEAETRARWGSFAWTDENQTKRNEIVGRYPAGRQQSASIPLLDLAQRQVGAETNTQGWLPVPVIEFVAREIGVPYMRVYEVATFYTMFNLAPVGKYHVQVCGTTPCMLRGSDEVLAACKNHGLIKGKTTPDGLFTLTEVECLGVCANAPMVQINDDNYEDLDYDRTTAVLHALANGETPPAGSTIGRRTSCPEGGPTTLTAMVQENHDYRPEWSA comes from the coding sequence ATGGCTGACGCCCCCCACATCCCCGACGAGGCCGAAACCCGCGCACGCTGGGGTTCGTTTGCCTGGACGGACGAAAACCAGACCAAGCGCAACGAGATCGTCGGGCGCTACCCCGCCGGGCGCCAGCAGTCTGCGTCGATCCCGCTGCTCGACCTTGCCCAGCGCCAGGTCGGGGCGGAGACGAACACGCAGGGCTGGCTCCCCGTGCCGGTGATCGAGTTCGTCGCGCGCGAGATCGGAGTACCGTACATGCGCGTGTACGAGGTCGCGACCTTCTACACGATGTTCAACCTCGCCCCCGTCGGCAAATACCATGTGCAGGTCTGCGGCACGACGCCGTGCATGCTGCGCGGGTCGGACGAGGTGCTGGCGGCGTGCAAGAACCACGGCCTCATCAAGGGCAAGACCACGCCCGACGGCCTGTTCACCCTGACCGAGGTCGAGTGCCTGGGCGTCTGCGCCAACGCGCCGATGGTGCAGATCAACGACGATAACTACGAAGACCTCGACTACGACCGCACCACCGCCGTGCTGCACGCGCTGGCGAACGGCGAGACGCCGCCGGCGGGATCGACGATCGGTCGCCGGACGAGCTGCCCCGAAGGCGGCCCGACCACGCTGACTGCGATGGTGCAGGAAAACCACGATTACCGCCCGGAGTGGTCGGCATGA
- the nuoH gene encoding NADH-quinone oxidoreductase subunit NuoH: MTAFFQNLGLSYEGAWLTATIVGILVIALPLMLAVAMIIYADRKIWAAMALRRGPNVVGPFGLLQSFADGLKVFLQETIIPSSANRGLFLIAPIITFTVALIVWAVVPFSPGAVVADINVGLLYVLAASSLGVYGIIIAGWASNSKYPFFSALRAAAQMVSYEVAIGFILISVVLWAGSFNLSAIVVAQTGHVFGLLNGFGFNPLLFPMAVVFLISSMAETQRAPFDLTEAESELVAGYQTEYSSMAFALFWLGEYANVILMCALNAILFWGGWLPPLNIDLIPWFDIPGIIWLFGKILFFFFVFSWVKATVPRYRYDQLMRLGWKVFLPLSLFFVFLVSGYLMLQRVPL; encoded by the coding sequence ATGACCGCGTTCTTCCAGAATCTCGGGCTATCCTACGAGGGGGCGTGGCTGACCGCGACGATTGTCGGCATCCTCGTCATCGCGCTGCCGCTGATGTTGGCCGTCGCCATGATCATCTACGCCGATCGCAAGATCTGGGCGGCGATGGCGCTGCGCCGCGGACCGAACGTGGTCGGGCCGTTCGGCCTGCTCCAGTCGTTCGCCGACGGGTTGAAAGTGTTTCTCCAGGAAACCATCATTCCGTCCTCAGCCAACCGGGGTTTGTTCCTGATCGCGCCGATCATCACCTTCACGGTCGCGCTGATCGTGTGGGCGGTGGTGCCGTTCAGCCCCGGCGCGGTCGTTGCCGACATCAACGTCGGGCTGCTCTACGTCCTCGCGGCGTCGAGCCTCGGCGTGTACGGCATCATCATCGCGGGCTGGGCGTCGAACTCGAAATATCCGTTCTTCTCCGCACTCCGCGCCGCGGCGCAGATGGTCAGCTACGAAGTCGCGATCGGGTTCATCCTGATCTCGGTCGTGCTGTGGGCGGGCAGCTTCAACCTGTCGGCGATCGTCGTCGCGCAGACCGGGCATGTCTTCGGTCTGCTCAACGGCTTCGGCTTCAACCCGCTGCTGTTCCCGATGGCGGTCGTGTTCCTGATCTCCTCGATGGCCGAGACGCAGCGCGCGCCGTTCGACCTGACCGAGGCGGAGAGCGAGCTCGTCGCGGGCTACCAGACCGAATACAGCTCGATGGCGTTCGCGCTATTCTGGCTCGGCGAATATGCCAACGTTATCCTGATGTGCGCGCTCAACGCCATCCTGTTCTGGGGTGGATGGCTGCCCCCGCTGAACATCGACCTGATCCCGTGGTTCGACATTCCCGGCATCATCTGGCTGTTCGGCAAGATCCTGTTCTTCTTCTTCGTGTTCAGCTGGGTGAAGGCGACCGTGCCGCGCTATCGCTATGACCAGCTGATGCGCCTGGGGTGGAAAGTTTTCCTGCCGCTTTCGCTGTTCTTCGTGTTCCTCGTTTCGGGATATCTCATGCTCCAGCGGGTGCCGCTATGA
- a CDS encoding NADH-quinone oxidoreductase subunit J — MIQAIAFYLFAGVVILSAGLTISSRNPVHSVLWLILAFFNAAGLMVLCGAEFIAMLLVIVYVGAVAVLFLFVVMMLDIDFTELRAGFVRYAPLGVALAVAIAAEIVIGAGAWSAGGVELGAKAAPIAADVPNIEALGRVLYTRYLFVFEGAGLVLLVAMIGAIVLTHRERGGVKKQSIHSQINRRSKDATRNVKDVAVGQGVEL, encoded by the coding sequence GTGATCCAGGCCATTGCCTTCTACCTGTTCGCAGGCGTCGTCATCCTGTCCGCCGGGCTGACGATCTCGTCGCGCAACCCGGTCCACTCGGTGTTGTGGCTGATCCTGGCGTTCTTCAACGCCGCCGGGCTGATGGTGCTGTGCGGCGCCGAATTCATCGCGATGCTGCTCGTCATCGTCTATGTCGGTGCGGTCGCGGTGCTGTTCCTGTTCGTCGTGATGATGCTCGACATCGACTTTACCGAGCTGCGTGCGGGCTTCGTCCGCTACGCGCCGCTGGGTGTCGCGCTGGCCGTAGCTATCGCCGCGGAGATCGTGATCGGGGCGGGTGCGTGGAGTGCGGGCGGGGTCGAGCTGGGCGCGAAGGCCGCGCCGATCGCTGCCGACGTGCCCAACATCGAGGCGCTCGGCCGTGTGCTCTATACCCGCTACCTGTTCGTGTTCGAGGGCGCCGGTCTGGTGCTGCTGGTTGCGATGATCGGTGCGATCGTGCTGACCCACCGCGAGCGTGGCGGCGTCAAGAAACAGTCGATCCACAGCCAGATCAACCGTCGCTCGAAGGATGCGACCCGCAACGTGAAGGATGTGGCCGTGGGGCAGGGGGTCGAGCTGTGA